In Cupriavidus taiwanensis, the following are encoded in one genomic region:
- the nuoI gene encoding NADH-quinone oxidoreductase subunit NuoI, which translates to MLLAIKDFFNSLLLKELFKGMALTGRYLFARKITVQFPEEKTPISPRFRGLHALRRYPNGEERCIACKLCEAVCPALAITIESDARADGTRRTTRYDIDLTKCIFCGFCEEACPVDAIVETQILEYHGEKRGDLYFTKDMLLAVGDRYEPQIAAAKAADAKYR; encoded by the coding sequence ATGCTGCTCGCCATCAAGGACTTCTTCAACAGCCTGCTCCTGAAGGAACTCTTCAAGGGCATGGCCCTGACCGGCCGCTATCTCTTCGCGCGCAAGATCACGGTCCAGTTCCCGGAAGAGAAGACGCCGATCTCGCCGCGCTTTCGCGGGCTGCACGCGCTGCGCCGCTATCCCAACGGGGAAGAGCGCTGCATCGCCTGCAAGCTGTGCGAGGCGGTGTGCCCGGCGCTGGCCATCACGATCGAGTCCGACGCGCGCGCCGACGGCACGCGCCGCACGACCCGCTATGACATCGACCTGACCAAGTGCATCTTCTGCGGCTTCTGCGAAGAGGCCTGCCCGGTCGACGCCATCGTGGAAACGCAGATCCTGGAATACCACGGCGAAAAGCGCGGCGACCTGTACTTCACCAAGGACATGCTGCTGGCCGTGGGCGACCGCTACGAGCCGCAGATCGCCGCGGCCAAGGCGGCCGACGCGAAGTACCGCTGA
- a CDS encoding NADH-quinone oxidoreductase subunit J gives MELTTTIFYVFALVLVLSALKVITAKNPVHSALFLVLSFFTAAAIWMLLQAEFLAILLVLVYVGAVMVLFLFVVMMIDIDIEHLRRDFWTYVPMASIVGALIIAEMAIVLVRNFIGTTTPVAASGSQEPGYSNTAALGKLIYTDYIYAFEVAGIILLVAIIAAVALTLRRRKDVKAQDVSAQLRTRRDDRVRLVPMTAEDQTQQTEAAAAANKN, from the coding sequence ATGGAACTCACGACCACCATCTTCTACGTCTTTGCGCTGGTGCTGGTGCTCTCCGCACTGAAAGTCATCACTGCGAAGAACCCGGTGCACTCCGCACTGTTCCTCGTGCTGTCGTTCTTCACGGCCGCGGCGATCTGGATGCTGCTGCAGGCGGAATTCCTCGCCATCCTGCTGGTGCTGGTCTATGTCGGCGCGGTGATGGTGCTGTTCCTGTTCGTGGTGATGATGATCGATATCGATATCGAGCACCTGCGCCGCGACTTCTGGACCTACGTGCCGATGGCGTCGATCGTCGGCGCGCTGATCATCGCCGAGATGGCGATCGTGCTGGTGCGCAACTTCATCGGCACCACCACGCCGGTGGCGGCCAGCGGCTCGCAGGAGCCGGGCTACTCGAACACCGCCGCGCTGGGCAAGCTGATCTACACCGACTATATCTACGCCTTCGAAGTGGCCGGCATCATCCTGCTGGTGGCGATCATCGCCGCGGTCGCGCTGACGCTGCGCCGCCGCAAGGACGTCAAGGCCCAGGACGTGTCGGCGCAGCTGCGCACCCGCCGCGACGACCGCGTGCGCCTGGTGCCGATGACCGCCGAAGACCAGACCCAGCAGACGGAAGCCGCGGCTGCCGCCAATAAGAACTAA
- a CDS encoding NADH-quinone oxidoreductase subunit M → MVLSFSIWLPVFFGLLILAFGSDRSPGFVRWMSLFGSIASFVVTLPLVLHFDRATAAMQFVEKASWIERFNIHYLLGVDGLSMWFVVLTAFITVIVVISAWEVITERVAEYMASFLILSGLMVGVFCALDGMLFYVFFEATLIPMYIIIGVWGGPNRVYAAFKFFLYTLLGSLLTLIALLYLYNKTGTFEILQWHQAKLSMNEQIAIFIAFFVAFAVKVPMWPVHTWLPDAHVEAPTGGSVVLAAIMLKLGAYGFLRFSLPIAPDASHYLAPFIITISLIAVIYIGLVALVQADMKKLVAYSSIAHMGFVTLGFFIFSDIGVEGGIVQMISHGFISGAMFLCIGVLYDRVHSRQIADYGGVVNTMPKFAALSVFFAMANCGLPATSGFVGEFMVILGAVKFNFWIGLLAATALILGAAYSLWMVKRVIFGDVVHQHVRELADLNKREFVMLGLLAIMTLYMGLHPKPFTDVMHPSVVNLLQHAAQSKL, encoded by the coding sequence ATGGTTCTGTCTTTCTCAATCTGGCTGCCTGTCTTTTTCGGCCTGCTGATCCTGGCCTTCGGCTCGGACCGCAGCCCTGGCTTCGTGCGGTGGATGTCGCTGTTCGGCTCGATCGCCAGCTTCGTCGTGACGCTGCCGCTGGTATTGCACTTCGACCGCGCCACCGCGGCCATGCAGTTCGTCGAGAAGGCGAGCTGGATCGAGCGCTTCAACATCCACTACCTGCTGGGTGTCGACGGCCTGTCGATGTGGTTCGTGGTGCTGACCGCCTTCATCACGGTGATCGTGGTGATCTCGGCCTGGGAAGTGATCACCGAGCGCGTGGCCGAGTACATGGCATCGTTCCTGATCCTGTCGGGCCTGATGGTCGGCGTGTTCTGCGCGCTCGACGGCATGCTGTTCTACGTGTTCTTCGAAGCCACGCTGATCCCGATGTACATCATCATCGGCGTCTGGGGCGGCCCGAACCGTGTCTACGCGGCGTTCAAGTTCTTCCTGTACACGCTGCTGGGCTCGCTGCTGACCCTGATCGCGCTGCTGTACCTGTACAACAAGACCGGCACGTTCGAGATCCTGCAATGGCACCAGGCCAAGCTGTCGATGAACGAGCAGATCGCGATCTTCATCGCCTTCTTCGTCGCCTTCGCGGTCAAGGTGCCGATGTGGCCGGTGCATACCTGGCTGCCCGACGCCCACGTCGAAGCCCCCACCGGCGGCTCGGTGGTGCTGGCCGCGATCATGCTGAAGCTGGGCGCCTACGGCTTCCTGCGCTTCTCGCTGCCGATCGCGCCTGACGCCAGCCACTACCTGGCCCCGTTCATCATCACCATCTCGCTGATCGCGGTGATCTACATCGGCCTGGTCGCGCTGGTGCAGGCCGACATGAAGAAGCTGGTGGCGTATTCGTCGATCGCCCACATGGGCTTCGTCACGCTGGGCTTCTTTATCTTCAGCGACATCGGCGTCGAAGGCGGCATCGTGCAGATGATCTCGCACGGCTTTATCTCCGGCGCGATGTTCCTGTGCATCGGCGTGCTGTACGACCGCGTGCACTCGCGCCAGATCGCCGACTACGGCGGCGTGGTCAACACCATGCCGAAGTTCGCGGCGCTGTCGGTGTTCTTCGCCATGGCCAACTGCGGCCTGCCGGCCACTTCCGGCTTCGTCGGCGAGTTCATGGTGATCCTGGGCGCGGTCAAGTTCAACTTCTGGATCGGCCTGCTGGCCGCCACCGCGCTGATCCTGGGCGCCGCCTACTCGCTGTGGATGGTCAAGCGCGTCATCTTCGGAGACGTCGTGCACCAGCACGTGCGCGAGCTGGCCGACCTGAACAAGCGTGAGTTCGTCATGCTCGGCCTGCTGGCCATCATGACGCTGTACATGGGCCTGCACCCGAAGCCCTTTACCGACGTGATGCACCCGTCCGTGGTCAACCTGCTGCAGCACGCGGCGCAGTCCAAGCTGTAA
- a CDS encoding DUF2818 family protein, whose protein sequence is MSASASGWFVILLALVCANLPFVNQRLFVVIPLRQARKPLWLRLLELVVWFAVAGAAGFAAEANLGGTFSQGWQFYAITACMMLVFAFPGFTWQYLVKHRTA, encoded by the coding sequence ATGAGCGCCTCCGCAAGCGGCTGGTTTGTCATCCTGCTGGCACTGGTCTGTGCGAACCTGCCGTTCGTGAACCAGCGCCTGTTCGTGGTGATCCCGCTGCGGCAGGCGCGCAAGCCGCTGTGGCTGCGCCTGCTGGAACTGGTGGTCTGGTTCGCGGTGGCGGGCGCCGCCGGCTTCGCCGCCGAAGCCAACCTGGGCGGCACCTTCAGCCAGGGCTGGCAGTTCTACGCCATCACGGCCTGCATGATGCTGGTGTTTGCCTTCCCCGGCTTCACCTGGCAATACCTCGTCAAACACCGCACGGCCTGA
- the nuoN gene encoding NADH-quinone oxidoreductase subunit NuoN, with protein MQPSSTLAPVAPIIFLAIAIAAVNWIDLARGKGKQSVAYPLSLLTTLVLTVWFGLNAAAGETHYAFSNLVVIDPMANVLSAFCAAGLFITLVYTRRYLAERDMFAGEFYMLALFTLGGQIVMITGNNFLTLYLGLELLSLSSYALVALRRESRVTSESAMKYFVLGALASGFLLYGISMMYGATGSLNLGEVFRAVESGRINTTMLAFGVVFIVAGLSFKLGAAPFHMWIPDIYQGSPTAVTLLIAGGPKVAAFALFIRVLVEGLLPLASDWQMMLVVLSIISLAIGNLTAIVQSNLKRMLAYSTISHMGFVLLGLLSGVVANKADGAADAYSSAMFYSVTYLLTTLGTFGIILLRTSKGFEAETLEDLKGMSRRNPWFAFLMLVMMFSLAGIPPTVGFYAKLAVLDAVVKAGMTWLAVVAVLFSLIGAFYYLRIVKLMYFDAPVGEEQLEATFGLRSMLSVNGAAVILLGLFPAALMNLCYQAIRSSLGS; from the coding sequence ATGCAACCGTCCTCGACACTCGCCCCCGTGGCGCCGATCATCTTCCTGGCGATCGCCATCGCCGCGGTCAACTGGATCGACCTTGCGCGCGGCAAGGGCAAGCAAAGCGTGGCCTATCCGCTGTCGCTGCTGACCACGCTGGTGCTGACGGTGTGGTTCGGCCTGAACGCCGCCGCCGGCGAGACGCACTACGCGTTCTCCAACCTGGTGGTGATCGACCCGATGGCCAACGTGCTGTCGGCATTCTGTGCCGCCGGCCTGTTCATCACGCTGGTCTACACCCGCCGCTACCTGGCCGAGCGCGACATGTTCGCCGGCGAGTTCTACATGCTGGCGCTGTTCACGCTGGGCGGCCAGATCGTGATGATCACCGGCAACAACTTCCTGACCCTGTACCTGGGCCTGGAACTGCTGTCGCTGTCGTCGTACGCGCTGGTGGCGCTGCGCCGCGAGTCGCGCGTGACCTCCGAATCGGCGATGAAGTACTTCGTGCTGGGCGCGCTGGCTTCGGGCTTCCTGCTGTACGGCATCTCGATGATGTACGGCGCCACCGGTTCGCTGAACCTGGGCGAGGTGTTCCGCGCGGTCGAGTCCGGCCGCATCAACACCACCATGCTGGCCTTCGGCGTGGTCTTCATCGTCGCCGGCCTGTCGTTCAAGCTGGGCGCCGCGCCGTTCCACATGTGGATCCCGGACATCTACCAGGGCTCGCCGACCGCCGTGACGCTGCTGATCGCCGGCGGCCCCAAGGTGGCGGCGTTCGCGCTGTTCATCCGCGTGCTGGTCGAAGGCCTGCTGCCGCTGGCCAGCGACTGGCAGATGATGCTGGTGGTGCTGTCGATCATCTCGCTGGCGATCGGCAACCTGACCGCCATCGTGCAGAGCAACCTGAAGCGGATGCTGGCGTACTCGACCATCTCGCACATGGGCTTCGTGCTGCTGGGCCTGCTCTCGGGCGTGGTCGCCAACAAGGCGGACGGCGCCGCCGATGCCTACAGCTCGGCGATGTTCTACTCGGTGACCTACCTGCTGACCACGCTGGGCACCTTCGGCATCATCCTGCTGCGCACCAGCAAGGGCTTCGAGGCCGAGACCCTGGAAGACCTGAAGGGCATGTCGCGCCGCAACCCGTGGTTCGCCTTCCTGATGCTGGTGATGATGTTCTCGCTGGCCGGCATTCCGCCGACCGTGGGCTTCTACGCCAAGCTGGCGGTGCTGGATGCGGTGGTCAAGGCCGGCATGACCTGGCTGGCGGTGGTGGCGGTGCTGTTCTCGCTGATCGGCGCGTTCTACTACCTGCGCATCGTCAAGCTGATGTACTTCGATGCCCCCGTTGGCGAAGAACAGCTGGAAGCCACCTTTGGCCTGCGTTCGATGCTGAGCGTGAACGGCGCCGCGGTGATCCTGCTGGGCCTGTTCCCGGCCGCGCTGATGAACCTGTGCTACCAGGCCATCCGCTCGAGCCTGGGTTCCTGA
- the nuoL gene encoding NADH-quinone oxidoreductase subunit L: protein MATTLNPNLLLAIPLAPLVGSAIAGLFGTKFFDLFSSESRGGRIVAHTSTILGVAIACVLSVMVLLDVMNGAGYNGTVYEWMAIGSLKMEVGFLVDSLTAMMMVVVTFVSLMVHIYTVGYMDGDPGYNRFFAYISLFTFSMLMLVMSNNFLQLFFGWEAVGLVSYLLIGFWYTRPTAIFANLKAFLVNRVGDFGFILGIGLLLAYAGSMNYTEVFAARDQLATVIFPGTDWMMITVACICLFIGAMGKSAQFPLHVWLPDSMEGPTPISALIHAATMVTAGIFMVARMSPLFELSDTALSFVLVIGAITALFMGFLGIIQNDIKRVVAYSTLSQLGYMTVALGASAYSVAVFHLMTHAFFKALLFLGAGSVIIGMHHDQDIRNMGGLRKYMPITWITSLVGSLALIGTPFFAGFYSKDSIIEAVAESHIAGSGFAYFAVLAGVFVTAFYSFRMYFLVFHGKERWGQNHAHQHHEGDHEDEEVSHDHHHGLAAGDKPHESPWVVTLPLVLLAIPSVVIGAIAIEPMLFGNFFKMGIAFKDVIFVGENHHAMAELKEAFHGWVPMAIHSLTTPVLWLAIAGVVLSWFFYMKRPDIPEAIKNRFSGLYTLLDNKYYMDAINQAVFARGARLLGTGLWKGGDQSLIDGLFVNGAARVVASFASASRYLQSGYIYHYAFAMIVGMLVLLTLTITGVIGTK, encoded by the coding sequence ATGGCAACCACGCTCAACCCCAACCTGCTGCTTGCGATTCCGCTGGCGCCGCTAGTCGGCTCCGCGATCGCCGGCCTGTTCGGTACCAAGTTCTTTGACCTGTTTTCCTCGGAGTCGCGCGGCGGCCGGATCGTGGCCCACACCTCGACGATTCTGGGCGTGGCCATTGCCTGCGTGCTGTCGGTGATGGTGCTGCTCGATGTGATGAACGGCGCCGGCTACAACGGCACCGTCTACGAGTGGATGGCCATCGGCAGCCTGAAGATGGAGGTCGGCTTCCTGGTCGACTCGCTGACCGCGATGATGATGGTGGTGGTGACCTTCGTCTCGCTGATGGTGCACATCTACACCGTCGGCTACATGGACGGGGACCCCGGCTACAACCGTTTCTTCGCCTACATCTCGCTGTTCACCTTCTCGATGCTGATGCTGGTGATGAGCAACAACTTCCTGCAGCTGTTCTTCGGCTGGGAAGCGGTGGGCCTGGTGTCGTACCTGCTGATCGGCTTCTGGTACACCCGCCCGACGGCGATCTTCGCCAACCTGAAGGCATTCCTGGTCAACCGCGTCGGCGACTTCGGCTTTATCCTGGGCATCGGCCTGCTGCTGGCCTACGCCGGCAGCATGAACTACACCGAGGTGTTCGCCGCGCGCGACCAGCTCGCCACCGTGATCTTCCCGGGCACCGACTGGATGATGATCACCGTGGCCTGCATCTGCCTGTTCATCGGCGCGATGGGCAAGTCGGCGCAGTTCCCGCTGCACGTCTGGCTGCCTGACTCGATGGAAGGCCCGACCCCGATCTCCGCGCTGATCCACGCCGCCACCATGGTGACGGCCGGCATCTTCATGGTCGCGCGCATGTCGCCGCTGTTCGAGCTGTCGGACACCGCGCTGTCGTTCGTGCTGGTGATCGGCGCCATTACCGCGCTGTTCATGGGCTTCCTGGGCATCATCCAGAACGACATCAAGCGCGTGGTGGCTTACTCGACGCTGTCGCAGCTGGGCTACATGACCGTGGCGCTGGGCGCCTCGGCCTACTCGGTGGCGGTGTTCCACCTGATGACGCACGCGTTCTTCAAGGCGCTGCTGTTCCTGGGCGCGGGCTCGGTCATCATCGGCATGCACCACGACCAGGACATCCGCAACATGGGCGGCCTGCGCAAGTACATGCCGATCACCTGGATCACGTCGCTGGTGGGTTCGCTGGCGCTGATCGGCACGCCGTTCTTCGCCGGCTTCTACTCCAAGGACTCGATCATCGAGGCCGTGGCCGAGTCGCACATCGCCGGTTCGGGCTTTGCCTACTTCGCCGTGCTGGCGGGGGTGTTCGTCACCGCGTTCTACTCGTTCCGCATGTACTTCCTGGTCTTCCACGGCAAGGAGCGCTGGGGCCAGAACCATGCCCACCAGCACCATGAGGGCGACCACGAGGACGAGGAAGTCTCGCACGACCATCATCACGGCCTGGCCGCCGGCGACAAGCCGCACGAGTCGCCGTGGGTGGTGACGCTGCCGCTGGTGCTGCTGGCGATCCCGTCGGTGGTGATCGGCGCGATCGCGATCGAGCCGATGCTGTTCGGCAACTTCTTCAAGATGGGCATCGCCTTCAAGGACGTGATCTTCGTCGGCGAGAACCACCACGCCATGGCCGAGCTGAAGGAAGCGTTCCACGGCTGGGTGCCGATGGCGATCCACTCGCTGACCACGCCGGTGCTGTGGCTGGCGATCGCCGGGGTGGTGCTGTCGTGGTTCTTCTACATGAAGCGCCCGGACATTCCGGAAGCGATCAAGAACCGCTTCTCGGGCCTGTACACGCTGCTCGACAACAAGTACTACATGGACGCCATCAACCAGGCCGTGTTCGCCCGCGGCGCACGCCTGCTCGGTACCGGGCTGTGGAAGGGCGGCGACCAGAGCCTGATCGACGGCCTGTTCGTCAACGGCGCGGCGCGCGTGGTGGCATCGTTTGCTTCGGCCAGCCGCTACCTGCAGTCGGGCTATATCTACCACTACGCGTTCGCGATGATCGTCGGCATGCTGGTGCTGCTGACGCTGACGATCACGGGCGTGATCGGCACCAAGTGA
- the nuoK gene encoding NADH-quinone oxidoreductase subunit NuoK, whose amino-acid sequence MLSLAHFLVLGAILFAISIVGIFLNRKNVIVLLMAIELMLLAVNMNFVAFSHYLGDLAGQVFVFFILTVAAAESAIGLAILVVLFRNLDTINVDDMDTLKY is encoded by the coding sequence GTGCTCTCTCTCGCTCATTTCCTCGTGCTCGGTGCGATCCTGTTTGCGATCAGCATCGTCGGCATCTTCCTGAACCGCAAGAACGTGATCGTGCTGCTGATGGCGATCGAACTGATGCTGCTTGCGGTGAACATGAACTTCGTCGCCTTCTCGCATTACCTGGGCGACCTGGCTGGTCAGGTTTTCGTTTTCTTCATCCTCACGGTGGCCGCCGCCGAGTCGGCAATCGGTCTGGCAATCCTGGTGGTGCTGTTCCGCAACCTGGATACGATCAACGTGGACGACATGGACACCCTGAAGTACTGA
- the nuoG gene encoding NADH-quinone oxidoreductase subunit NuoG, giving the protein MVELEIDGKKVEVAEGSLVMEAARKLGTYIPHFCYHRKLSIAANCRMCLVEVEKAPKALPACATPVTPGMKVFTNSEKAVKAQKSVMEFLLINHPLDCPICDQGGECQLQDLAVGYGASESRYKEEKRVVFHKNVGPLISMEEMTRCIHCTRCVRFGQEVAGVMELGMLNRGEHSEITTFVGKTVDSELSGNMIDLCPVGALTSKPFRYSARTWELARRKSVSPHDGLGANLVVQTKNQRVMRVLPLENEDINECWISDKDRFSYEGLNSADRLTRPLLKQGGEWMETDWQTALEYVANGLAGIKREHGADQIAALASPHSTLEELFLLGKLMRGLGSDNVDFRLRQTDFSAALKGTPWLGMPVADVTTLQRALVIGSSLRKDHPLLASRLRQATKKGARVTVLGAGGEDLLMPATRIDVAPSGWTAALAGVARAVATAKGVAAPAGTEGFDGGDAAAKAAEALLSGERRAVFLGNEAVRHPQFSALHALAQWIATETGATLGFLTEAANTVGGYVAGALPKQGGANAQAMLDTPRKAYILLNTEPEFDAADPRKALAALAQAGTVVVLSPFRSEAAMQYADVILPVTPFTETSGTFVNCEGKPQSFNGVVRALGEARPGWKVLRVLGNLLDVTGFDYETAESVRAEVLSAPVDGQLDNATDAPIRVSAAASNGIERIADVPIYHADPIVRRAESLQLSAAARRAMQIALPADLFASLGIQSGDPVRVTQGQGSVVLPAVLEATLPANTVRVPAATPAAMSLGAMFGTVTVEKAIDLAPATGTVATA; this is encoded by the coding sequence ATGGTTGAACTAGAGATCGACGGCAAGAAGGTTGAGGTTGCTGAGGGCAGCCTGGTGATGGAAGCCGCCCGCAAGCTGGGCACCTACATCCCGCACTTCTGCTACCACCGCAAACTGTCCATCGCGGCCAACTGCCGCATGTGCCTGGTCGAGGTCGAGAAGGCCCCGAAGGCACTGCCTGCCTGCGCCACGCCGGTGACCCCCGGCATGAAGGTCTTCACCAACTCGGAGAAGGCGGTCAAGGCGCAGAAGTCGGTGATGGAATTCCTGCTGATCAACCACCCGCTGGATTGCCCGATCTGCGATCAGGGCGGCGAGTGCCAGCTGCAGGACCTGGCCGTGGGCTACGGTGCCTCGGAGTCGCGCTACAAGGAAGAGAAGCGCGTGGTGTTCCACAAGAACGTGGGCCCGCTGATCTCCATGGAGGAGATGACCCGCTGCATCCATTGCACCCGCTGCGTGCGCTTCGGCCAGGAAGTGGCCGGCGTGATGGAGCTGGGCATGCTCAACCGCGGCGAGCATTCGGAAATCACCACCTTCGTCGGCAAGACCGTCGATTCGGAACTGTCGGGCAACATGATCGACCTGTGCCCGGTCGGCGCGCTGACCAGCAAGCCGTTCCGCTACTCGGCCCGCACCTGGGAGCTGGCCCGCCGCAAGTCGGTGTCGCCGCACGACGGCCTGGGCGCCAACCTGGTGGTGCAGACCAAGAACCAGCGCGTGATGCGCGTGCTGCCGCTGGAAAACGAAGACATCAACGAGTGCTGGATCTCCGACAAGGACCGCTTCTCGTATGAAGGCCTGAACAGCGCCGACCGCCTGACCCGCCCACTGCTGAAGCAGGGCGGCGAATGGATGGAAACCGACTGGCAGACCGCGCTGGAATACGTCGCCAACGGCCTCGCCGGCATCAAGCGCGAGCACGGCGCCGACCAGATCGCCGCGCTGGCCAGCCCGCACAGCACGCTGGAAGAACTGTTCCTGCTGGGCAAGCTGATGCGCGGCCTGGGCAGCGACAACGTCGACTTCCGCCTGCGCCAGACCGACTTCTCGGCCGCGCTGAAGGGCACGCCGTGGCTCGGCATGCCGGTGGCCGACGTGACCACGCTGCAACGCGCGCTGGTGATCGGCTCGTCGCTGCGCAAGGACCATCCGCTGCTGGCCTCGCGCCTGCGCCAGGCGACCAAGAAGGGCGCCCGCGTGACCGTGCTGGGTGCCGGCGGTGAAGACCTGCTGATGCCCGCCACGCGTATCGACGTGGCCCCGTCGGGCTGGACCGCCGCACTGGCCGGCGTGGCCCGTGCCGTCGCCACCGCCAAGGGCGTGGCCGCCCCGGCCGGCACCGAAGGCTTCGACGGCGGCGACGCCGCCGCCAAGGCTGCCGAAGCGCTGCTGTCGGGCGAGCGCCGCGCCGTGTTCCTCGGCAACGAGGCCGTGCGCCATCCGCAGTTCTCGGCGCTGCACGCGCTGGCGCAGTGGATCGCTACCGAAACCGGCGCCACGCTGGGCTTCCTGACCGAAGCCGCCAACACCGTCGGCGGCTACGTCGCCGGCGCGCTGCCGAAGCAGGGCGGCGCCAATGCGCAGGCCATGCTCGACACGCCGCGCAAGGCCTACATCCTGCTGAACACCGAACCCGAGTTCGACGCCGCCGACCCGCGCAAGGCGCTGGCCGCGCTGGCGCAGGCCGGCACGGTGGTGGTGCTGTCGCCGTTCCGTTCGGAAGCGGCGATGCAGTACGCCGACGTGATCCTGCCGGTGACGCCGTTCACGGAAACCTCCGGCACCTTCGTCAACTGCGAAGGCAAGCCGCAGAGCTTCAACGGCGTGGTGCGCGCGCTGGGCGAAGCGCGTCCGGGCTGGAAGGTGCTGCGCGTGCTGGGCAACCTGCTCGACGTGACCGGCTTCGACTACGAGACCGCCGAATCGGTGCGCGCCGAGGTGCTGTCGGCCCCGGTCGACGGCCAGCTGGACAACGCTACCGACGCGCCGATCCGCGTTTCGGCCGCGGCCTCGAACGGCATCGAGCGCATCGCCGATGTACCGATCTACCATGCCGACCCGATCGTGCGCCGCGCCGAGTCGCTGCAGCTGAGCGCCGCCGCGCGCCGCGCCATGCAGATCGCGCTGCCGGCCGACCTGTTCGCCAGCCTGGGCATCCAGTCGGGCGATCCGGTGCGGGTCACGCAGGGGCAGGGCAGCGTGGTGCTGCCGGCCGTGCTCGAAGCCACGCTGCCGGCCAACACCGTGCGCGTGCCGGCGGCGACGCCGGCGGCCATGAGCCTGGGCGCGATGTTCGGCACGGTCACCGTAGAGAAGGCCATTGACCTGGCGCCGGCCACCGGCACCGTGGCCACGGCGTAA
- the nuoH gene encoding NADH-quinone oxidoreductase subunit NuoH, whose translation MIDWITSQGHGLLGAYWTPLWILIRAVIIVVPLLLCVAYLILWERKLIGWMHVRIGPNRVGPLGLLQPIADVLKLLLKEVMMPTQVSRGMYLIAPLMVLMPAVAVWAVIPFQAEVVLADVNAGLLYVMAISSVGVYGVILAGWASNSKYAFIGAMRAAAQMVSYEIAMGFALVTVLMVAGSLNLSAIVNGQNTGYFADMGINILSWNWLPLLPMFGVYFISGVAETNRHPFDVVEGESEIVAGHMIEYSGMGFALFFLAEYINMIIISTMTALMFLGGWAPPIDSVVTNAIPGFFWLVIKVFLLLSVFIWIRASFPRYRYDQIMRLGWKVFIPLTVAWLIIVAIWIKSPWNIWH comes from the coding sequence ATGATTGACTGGATTACCTCGCAAGGGCACGGTCTGCTGGGCGCGTACTGGACGCCGCTGTGGATCCTGATCCGCGCCGTGATCATCGTGGTGCCGCTGCTGCTGTGCGTGGCTTACCTGATCCTGTGGGAGCGCAAGCTGATCGGCTGGATGCACGTTCGCATCGGGCCGAACCGCGTGGGCCCGCTGGGCCTGCTGCAGCCGATCGCCGACGTGCTGAAGCTGCTGCTCAAGGAAGTCATGATGCCCACGCAGGTCAGCCGGGGCATGTACCTGATTGCCCCGCTGATGGTGCTGATGCCCGCCGTGGCGGTCTGGGCCGTGATTCCGTTCCAGGCTGAAGTGGTGCTGGCGGATGTGAACGCCGGCCTGCTGTACGTGATGGCGATCAGCTCGGTGGGCGTGTACGGCGTGATCCTGGCCGGCTGGGCCTCGAACTCCAAGTACGCCTTCATCGGCGCCATGCGTGCCGCGGCCCAGATGGTGTCGTATGAAATCGCCATGGGCTTCGCGCTGGTGACGGTGCTGATGGTTGCCGGCAGCCTGAACCTGTCGGCCATCGTCAACGGCCAGAACACCGGCTACTTCGCCGACATGGGCATCAACATCCTGTCGTGGAACTGGCTGCCGCTGCTGCCGATGTTCGGCGTGTACTTCATCTCGGGCGTGGCCGAAACCAACCGCCACCCGTTCGACGTGGTGGAAGGCGAGTCGGAAATCGTCGCCGGCCACATGATCGAGTATTCGGGCATGGGCTTCGCGCTGTTCTTCCTGGCCGAGTACATCAACATGATCATCATCTCGACGATGACCGCGCTGATGTTCCTGGGCGGCTGGGCGCCCCCGATCGACAGCGTGGTGACCAACGCGATCCCCGGCTTCTTCTGGCTGGTGATCAAGGTATTCCTGCTGCTGTCCGTGTTCATCTGGATTCGTGCCTCGTTCCCGCGCTACCGCTATGACCAGATCATGCGCCTGGGCTGGAAGGTGTTCATCCCCCTGACCGTGGCCTGGCTGATCATCGTGGCGATCTGGATCAAGTCGCCGTGGAACATCTGGCACTGA